The Roseovarius indicus genome has a segment encoding these proteins:
- a CDS encoding DsbA family protein — MTRPLLPALAAVAAFALPANALDLESMTDAERQAFRAEIRAYLLENPEVIMEAVAVLEQRETAAQAESDGEMIQDHAEAIFNDGYSWVGGNPEGDVTLVEFMDYRCGYCRRAAPDVDDLVEFDGNIRFVIKEFPILGEQSMLSSRFAIATLQLEGDEAYKAAHDALITFAGDIDETSLTRIGETLGLDTDAILARMDSPEVTEVIAENHQLAKSLGISGTPSFVMGDQMLRGYVPREGMEEIVAEIRSDS, encoded by the coding sequence ATGACACGCCCCCTTCTGCCCGCGCTGGCCGCCGTTGCCGCCTTCGCCCTGCCCGCCAACGCGCTCGACCTCGAAAGCATGACCGACGCCGAGCGTCAGGCCTTCCGCGCCGAGATCCGCGCCTACCTGCTGGAAAACCCCGAGGTCATCATGGAAGCCGTCGCCGTGCTCGAACAGCGCGAGACAGCGGCCCAGGCCGAGTCCGACGGCGAGATGATCCAGGACCACGCCGAGGCGATCTTCAACGACGGCTATTCCTGGGTCGGCGGCAACCCAGAGGGCGATGTCACGCTGGTCGAGTTCATGGATTACCGCTGCGGCTATTGCCGCCGCGCCGCGCCCGACGTCGACGACCTTGTCGAATTCGACGGCAATATCCGCTTCGTCATCAAGGAATTCCCGATCCTGGGCGAGCAATCCATGCTGTCCTCGCGCTTCGCCATCGCCACCCTCCAGCTCGAGGGCGACGAGGCATACAAGGCCGCCCATGACGCGCTGATCACCTTCGCGGGCGATATCGACGAGACCTCCCTCACCCGCATAGGCGAGACGCTCGGCCTCGACACCGACGCCATCCTCGCCCGGATGGACAGCCCCGAGGTGACGGAGGTGATCGCCGAGAACCACCAGCTGGCCAAGTCGCTGGGCATCTCGGGCACGCCGTCCTTCGTGATGGGCGACCAGATGCTGCGCGGCTATGTCCCCCGCGAGGGCATGGAAGAGATCGTCGCCGAGATCCGCTCCGACTCGTGA
- a CDS encoding glutaredoxin family protein, whose product MTRLAFAACVTACLGGPSSAETDVLHLTPTERAILGQEIRAVLLTVPELLPMDRPAPDAADLYAEAIEDDLARLKTHASALFSPNLPGFGPAGATHTIALFTRDNCPDCTRAETDLRALAKRHDLRVTLLDMEENSALADALQLDIAPSYVFPDQMLRGHIPAIVLERYLED is encoded by the coding sequence GTGACCCGGCTGGCCTTTGCGGCCTGTGTGACGGCCTGCCTCGGCGGGCCGTCATCGGCCGAGACCGACGTCCTGCACCTGACACCCACCGAACGCGCCATCCTCGGGCAGGAAATCCGCGCGGTCCTGCTGACCGTGCCGGAATTGCTGCCGATGGACCGCCCCGCGCCGGACGCGGCCGATCTCTACGCCGAGGCCATCGAAGACGACCTCGCCCGCCTCAAGACGCACGCGTCGGCGCTGTTCTCACCGAACCTCCCCGGCTTCGGCCCTGCCGGGGCCACCCACACCATCGCGCTCTTCACCCGCGACAACTGCCCAGACTGCACCCGCGCCGAAACCGATCTGCGCGCGCTGGCCAAGCGCCATGACCTCCGCGTGACCCTGCTCGACATGGAGGAAAACAGCGCCCTGGCCGATGCCCTGCAACTCGACATTGCCCCCAGCTACGTCTTCCCGGATCAAATGCTGCGCGGGCATATCCCGGCCATCGTGCTGGAACGCTACCTCGAAGACTGA
- the ispG gene encoding flavodoxin-dependent (E)-4-hydroxy-3-methylbut-2-enyl-diphosphate synthase, producing MSLNEIRPWRNIYRRESRQIMVGNVPVGGGAPISVQTMTNTDTSDVKATVAQVQAAADAGADIVRVSVPDEASSKALKEIVRESPVPIVADIHFHYKRGIESAEAGAACLRINPGNIGSQERVREVIKAARDHGCSMRIGVNAGSLERHLLEKYGEPTPDAMVESGLDHIKVLQDNDFHEFKISCKASDVFMAATAYQMLADQTDAPIHLGITEAGGLMSGTIKSAIGLGNLLWMGIGDTIRVSLSADPVQEVKVGYEILKSLGLRHRGVNIISCPSCARQGFDVIKTVEVLEERLEHIKTPMSLSIIGCVVNGPGEALMTDVGFTGGGAGSGMVYLAGKASHKMSNEQMIEHIVEEVEKRASEIEAGEAEPQAAE from the coding sequence ATGTCGCTCAATGAAATCCGCCCGTGGCGCAACATATACCGCCGGGAGAGCCGCCAGATCATGGTGGGCAATGTTCCGGTCGGGGGTGGCGCGCCGATCAGCGTGCAGACCATGACCAACACCGACACGTCCGACGTGAAGGCGACGGTGGCGCAAGTGCAGGCCGCGGCCGACGCCGGGGCGGATATCGTGCGGGTTTCCGTGCCGGACGAGGCGAGTTCGAAGGCGCTGAAGGAGATCGTGCGGGAAAGCCCGGTGCCGATCGTGGCCGACATCCATTTCCACTACAAGCGCGGGATCGAGAGTGCCGAGGCGGGGGCCGCCTGTCTGCGGATCAACCCCGGCAATATCGGCAGCCAGGAGCGGGTGCGCGAGGTCATCAAGGCGGCGCGCGATCACGGCTGTTCGATGCGGATCGGGGTGAATGCCGGGTCGCTGGAGCGGCATTTGCTGGAGAAATACGGGGAGCCGACGCCGGACGCGATGGTGGAGAGCGGTCTCGACCATATCAAGGTGCTGCAGGACAACGATTTCCACGAGTTCAAGATCAGCTGCAAGGCGTCGGACGTGTTCATGGCGGCGACCGCCTACCAGATGCTGGCGGATCAGACGGATGCGCCGATTCACCTTGGCATTACCGAGGCCGGGGGGCTGATGAGCGGCACGATCAAGTCGGCGATCGGTCTGGGCAACCTACTGTGGATGGGGATCGGCGACACGATCCGGGTGAGCCTGTCGGCCGATCCGGTGCAGGAGGTGAAGGTCGGCTACGAGATCCTCAAGTCGCTGGGGCTGCGGCACCGGGGGGTGAACATCATCTCCTGCCCGTCCTGCGCGCGGCAGGGGTTCGACGTGATCAAGACGGTCGAGGTTCTGGAAGAGCGGCTTGAGCATATCAAGACGCCGATGAGCCTTTCCATCATCGGCTGCGTGGTGAACGGGCCGGGCGAGGCGCTGATGACCGATGTGGGGTTCACCGGCGGCGGGGCCGGGTCGGGCATGGTGTACCTGGCGGGGAAGGCCAGCCACAAGATGTCGAACGAGCAGATGATCGAGCATATCGTCGAAGAGGTCGAGAAGCGGGCCTCGGAGATCGAGGCGGGCGAGGCGGAGCCTCAGGCGGCGGAGTGA
- a CDS encoding helix-turn-helix domain-containing protein: protein MAIRRSKSADPLVKAEKPRGFDAYDVRLGDKMRGERATLGKSLLDVEREIRIRASYIAAIENADPDAFDTPGFIPGYVRSYARYLGMDPDAAFADFCAECGFSVAHGMSAGASSIRKPDEAPRRKAAPKDPLIAPSTPFLPARETMFSQIEPGAIGSALVLVALIAGIGYGGWSVLNEIQRVQFAPVENTPDVLTDLDPLDAAVKTPADSEDPTRSAGVLPPVAEEGLDRLYRPEALDVPVMVARDAPISTLNPSEVGTFVAELPQADRRSEPAAEQNDIDSVIASVVNGGDEQGESPAASSNTPKVVADPPPGVRLVAVRPAWVRVRAADGSVVYEGILNGGDTYSVPVTQEPPTLRVGESGAVYFEVAGKHYGPVGPNGSVTSDLALAADGLTERYNVADLSQDRDLSRYVAQLEQTGDAPQE, encoded by the coding sequence ATGGCCATACGCCGCAGCAAATCGGCTGATCCTCTTGTAAAAGCGGAGAAACCTCGTGGTTTCGATGCCTACGACGTGCGTCTTGGCGACAAGATGCGCGGCGAACGCGCGACCCTGGGCAAATCGTTGCTGGACGTGGAACGGGAGATCCGGATCCGGGCCTCCTATATCGCCGCGATCGAGAATGCCGACCCCGACGCTTTTGACACCCCCGGCTTCATCCCCGGCTACGTGCGCTCCTATGCCCGGTATCTGGGCATGGATCCGGATGCCGCCTTTGCCGATTTCTGCGCCGAATGCGGGTTTTCCGTTGCGCATGGCATGTCGGCCGGTGCCTCGAGCATCCGCAAGCCCGACGAGGCGCCGCGCCGCAAGGCCGCGCCGAAAGACCCGCTGATCGCACCGTCGACACCGTTCCTGCCGGCGCGCGAAACCATGTTCAGCCAGATCGAACCGGGCGCCATCGGCTCGGCCTTGGTGCTGGTCGCACTGATCGCGGGCATCGGCTATGGCGGGTGGAGCGTTCTCAATGAAATTCAGCGGGTGCAGTTCGCGCCGGTCGAGAACACGCCGGACGTGCTGACCGATCTCGACCCGCTCGACGCCGCGGTGAAGACCCCGGCCGACAGCGAAGACCCGACGCGCAGCGCCGGTGTGCTGCCGCCGGTGGCCGAAGAGGGGCTGGACCGGCTCTATCGCCCCGAGGCGCTGGACGTGCCGGTGATGGTGGCGCGGGATGCGCCGATCTCGACCCTGAACCCGTCCGAGGTCGGCACCTTCGTGGCCGAACTTCCGCAGGCCGACCGCCGGTCGGAGCCCGCGGCGGAGCAGAATGATATCGACAGCGTCATCGCCAGCGTGGTGAATGGCGGCGACGAGCAGGGCGAGAGCCCTGCCGCGTCGAGCAACACGCCCAAGGTCGTGGCCGACCCGCCGCCGGGTGTGCGGCTGGTGGCCGTGCGGCCGGCATGGGTGCGGGTGCGCGCCGCCGATGGCAGCGTGGTCTACGAGGGCATCCTGAACGGGGGCGACACCTACAGCGTGCCGGTGACGCAAGAGCCGCCGACCCTGCGGGTGGGCGAATCCGGGGCTGTCTATTTCGAGGTGGCGGGCAAGCATTACGGGCCGGTGGGCCCGAACGGCTCTGTCACGTCGGACCTGGCGCTGGCGGCAGACGGGCTGACCGAGCGGTATAACGTGGCCGACCTGAGCCAGGATCGCGACCTGTCGCGCTACGTGGCCCAGCTCGAGCAGACGGGCGACGCGCCGCAGGAATAA
- the hemA gene encoding 5-aminolevulinate synthase: MDYSAKLDEAISRLHDEGRYRTFIDIERKNGQFPHATWRRSDGTETPITVWCGNDYLGMGQHPVVLAAMHEAIEATGAGSGGTRNISGTTVYHKRLESELADLHGKEAALLFTSAYIANDATLSTLPKLFPGLIIYSDELNHASMIEGVRRNGGAKRIFRHNDVEHLRELLEADDPDAPKLIAFESVYSMDGDFGPIEAICDLADAFGALTYIDEVHAVGMYGPRGAGVAERDRLMHRLDIINGTLAKAFGVMGGYIAASAKMCDAIRSYAPGFIFTTSLPPAVAAGAAASVAHLKRDQALRDLHQERAKILKTRLKGMGLPLIDHGSHIVPVIVGDPVHTKKLSDMLLEGYGIYVQPINFPTVPRGTERLRFTPSPVHGPDEMDRLIRAMDELWSHCALNRAEMSA, encoded by the coding sequence GTGGATTATTCTGCCAAGCTGGACGAGGCGATTTCGCGGTTGCATGACGAGGGCCGGTACCGGACCTTCATCGATATCGAGCGCAAGAACGGCCAGTTCCCGCATGCGACCTGGCGCCGTTCGGACGGCACCGAAACGCCGATCACCGTGTGGTGCGGCAACGACTATCTTGGCATGGGGCAGCACCCGGTCGTTCTGGCGGCGATGCACGAGGCGATCGAGGCCACCGGCGCAGGGTCGGGCGGCACGCGGAACATTTCCGGCACGACGGTCTATCACAAGCGGCTCGAATCGGAGCTGGCGGACCTGCATGGCAAGGAAGCCGCGCTTCTGTTCACCAGCGCCTATATTGCCAATGACGCGACATTGTCGACGCTGCCGAAGCTGTTTCCAGGGCTGATCATCTATAGCGACGAGTTGAACCACGCCTCGATGATCGAGGGCGTGCGGCGCAATGGCGGGGCGAAGCGGATCTTCCGGCACAACGACGTCGAGCATCTGCGCGAGTTGCTGGAAGCCGACGACCCCGACGCGCCGAAGCTGATCGCGTTCGAGAGCGTCTATTCGATGGATGGCGATTTCGGCCCGATCGAGGCGATCTGCGACCTGGCCGACGCGTTCGGCGCGCTGACCTATATCGACGAGGTGCACGCCGTCGGCATGTACGGGCCGCGGGGCGCGGGCGTGGCCGAGCGGGACCGGCTGATGCACCGGCTCGACATCATCAACGGCACGCTGGCCAAGGCGTTCGGCGTGATGGGTGGCTATATCGCGGCCAGCGCGAAAATGTGTGACGCCATCAGGTCTTATGCGCCGGGCTTCATCTTCACGACCTCGCTTCCGCCGGCTGTTGCGGCCGGGGCGGCGGCCTCGGTGGCGCATCTGAAGCGGGACCAGGCGCTGCGTGATCTGCACCAGGAGCGGGCGAAGATCCTGAAGACGCGGCTCAAGGGCATGGGCCTGCCGCTGATCGATCATGGCAGCCATATCGTGCCGGTGATCGTGGGCGACCCGGTGCATACCAAGAAGCTGTCGGACATGCTTCTGGAAGGCTATGGCATCTACGTGCAGCCGATCAACTTCCCCACGGTGCCGCGCGGCACGGAGCGGTTGCGCTTCACCCCGTCGCCGGTTCACGGGCCGGACGAGATGGACCGGCTTATCCGCGCAATGGACGAGTTGTGGAGCCATTGTGCCCTGAACCGTGCAGAAATGTCGGCATAA
- a CDS encoding dipeptidase, with amino-acid sequence MPIDAVLTRIDDQLPDALDRLMALLRIPSISTDPAYKADCQSAADWLVADLQSIGIDAEKRETPGHPMVVGHVEGDGPHLLFYGHYDVQPVDPLDLWKTEPFAPEIQDTDQGRVIRGRGASDDKGQLMTFVEACRAYRDVNGSLPCRITFFFEGEEESGSPSLVPFLKDNAKELSADIALVCDTSMVSPGVPSIASQLRGMLKDEFTLHGPKIDLHSGHYGGPGLNPLKEIARIIASFHDENGRVAVEGFYDGVEEVPDELLRQWENCGFDEETYLKSVGYTQPHGERGYSTLVQQWARPTLEINGLWGGYQGAGSKTVIPAEAHCKLTCRLVGDMDPDHVRKALRQHVEDRLPPDASVTWDNNLDGSPASVMNIDRPEFEQARQALSEEWNREAVFSGMGGSIPVTRFFKDILGLDSMLIGFAQDDDAIHSPNEKYNVESFHKGIRSWARVLDKLAKA; translated from the coding sequence ATGCCGATTGACGCCGTTCTGACGCGCATTGACGACCAGTTGCCCGACGCCCTCGACCGCCTGATGGCGCTTCTGCGCATCCCCTCCATCTCGACCGACCCGGCCTACAAGGCCGATTGCCAAAGCGCCGCCGACTGGCTGGTCGCCGACCTGCAAAGCATTGGAATCGATGCCGAAAAGCGCGAAACCCCCGGTCACCCCATGGTCGTCGGCCATGTCGAGGGCGACGGGCCCCACCTGCTCTTCTACGGCCATTACGACGTGCAGCCCGTCGACCCGCTGGACCTATGGAAAACCGAGCCCTTCGCTCCGGAAATCCAGGACACCGACCAGGGCCGCGTCATCCGCGGCCGCGGCGCCTCCGACGACAAGGGGCAGCTGATGACCTTCGTCGAAGCCTGCCGCGCCTACCGCGACGTCAACGGAAGCCTGCCCTGCCGCATCACCTTCTTCTTCGAAGGCGAAGAGGAATCGGGTTCCCCCTCCCTCGTGCCCTTCCTGAAGGACAACGCCAAGGAGCTCTCCGCCGACATCGCGCTGGTCTGCGACACCTCCATGGTCTCCCCCGGCGTCCCCTCCATCGCCTCGCAGCTGCGCGGCATGCTGAAGGACGAATTCACCCTCCACGGGCCGAAGATCGACCTCCATTCCGGCCATTACGGCGGCCCGGGCCTCAACCCCCTGAAGGAAATCGCCCGCATCATCGCCTCCTTCCACGATGAGAACGGCCGCGTCGCGGTCGAGGGCTTCTACGACGGCGTCGAGGAAGTCCCCGACGAGCTTCTCCGCCAATGGGAAAACTGCGGCTTCGACGAGGAAACCTACCTGAAATCCGTAGGTTACACCCAACCCCATGGCGAGCGCGGCTATTCCACCCTGGTGCAGCAATGGGCCCGCCCGACGCTCGAGATCAACGGCCTCTGGGGCGGCTACCAGGGCGCGGGCTCCAAAACCGTCATCCCGGCCGAGGCGCATTGCAAGCTCACCTGCCGCCTTGTCGGCGACATGGATCCCGACCACGTCCGAAAGGCGCTCCGCCAGCACGTCGAAGACCGCCTGCCCCCCGACGCCTCCGTCACCTGGGACAACAATCTCGACGGCTCCCCCGCCTCGGTCATGAACATCGACCGGCCCGAATTCGAACAGGCCCGCCAGGCGCTGTCGGAGGAATGGAACCGCGAGGCCGTCTTCTCCGGCATGGGCGGCTCGATCCCGGTGACCCGCTTCTTCAAGGACATCCTCGGCCTCGATTCCATGCTCATCGGCTTCGCCCAGGACGACGACGCCATCCACTCGCCCAACGAGAAATACAACGTCGAGAGCTTCCACAAGGGCATCCGCAGCTGGGCGCGGGTGCTGGACAAGCTGGCCAAGGCGTAA
- a CDS encoding DUF2167 domain-containing protein: MIKALLKENLVFLIVSFLAFSSTPALVQAQASDYTPVPFTETLTLSRGSVSPPSPNSFYLGRDDYCEITQSEWGWQSCASIDAFLLGGAPGVDTAIIEKPVSDGYVTYDDWNDADRDEEIAAIETELALSMRSQSEATGQDIHFLGWRAYPTLDQQKNYLYYATDIEWDGERLINITATIFDRRGYVTFSIVPLSSELNEAQIAKMVDDTLAPYSPAPDESYAAFETGDKIAAAGAVGVLATLVGVKYGKTAFAGLAAIALLVLKKAWFLLLFPLIWIKSFFQRKE, encoded by the coding sequence ATGATCAAGGCCCTTCTGAAAGAGAACCTCGTCTTCCTGATCGTCTCATTTCTCGCCTTTTCCTCGACCCCCGCCCTCGTCCAGGCCCAGGCGTCGGATTACACCCCTGTCCCTTTTACCGAAACCCTGACGCTGTCGCGCGGAAGTGTTTCGCCGCCATCCCCGAATAGCTTCTATCTCGGCCGCGACGACTATTGCGAAATCACCCAGTCCGAATGGGGGTGGCAGAGCTGCGCCAGCATCGACGCCTTCCTGCTGGGCGGCGCGCCCGGGGTCGACACGGCGATCATCGAAAAGCCGGTCTCCGACGGCTATGTCACCTACGACGACTGGAACGACGCCGACCGCGACGAGGAAATCGCCGCCATCGAGACCGAGCTCGCCCTCTCGATGCGCAGCCAGTCCGAGGCCACCGGCCAGGATATCCACTTCCTCGGCTGGCGCGCCTACCCCACCCTCGACCAGCAGAAGAACTACCTCTACTACGCCACCGATATCGAGTGGGACGGCGAAAGGCTCATCAACATCACCGCTACCATCTTCGACCGGCGCGGCTATGTAACCTTTTCCATCGTGCCGCTCTCGAGCGAGCTGAACGAGGCGCAGATCGCGAAGATGGTCGACGACACCCTCGCCCCCTACAGCCCGGCCCCCGACGAATCCTACGCCGCCTTCGAAACAGGCGACAAGATCGCCGCAGCCGGCGCCGTCGGGGTGCTGGCCACGCTGGTCGGCGTGAAATACGGCAAGACGGCCTTTGCCGGCCTCGCGGCCATCGCGCTGCTGGTGCTCAAGAAGGCGTGGTTCCTGCTTCTCTTCCCGCTCATCTGGATCAAGTCGTTCTTTCAGCGTAAGGAGTGA
- a CDS encoding alpha/beta fold hydrolase has protein sequence MPIPGFTDHTATLNGIDIAWSEAGDGPPLLLLHGFPQTRALWARIAPELAQTHRVICPDLRGYGDSGKPAEIAAYSFREMARDQIALMHHLGHSTFALAGHDRGGRVAHRLTLDAPHAVTRLCVMDIVPTHTLLEPLKREVAQAYYHWFFLAQPEPFPETMIGHDPDAYYHSCLLGWGGAQLSDFDEDQLTAYRTAWRDPDTIRGMCNDYRAALSHDVHDDAEDLDARVTCPTLVLFGAQGAMAKAFDVPATWEDKCTDMQARGIPGGHFFPDTNPADTIAALKAFFA, from the coding sequence ATGCCAATCCCCGGCTTCACCGATCACACCGCCACCCTCAACGGCATCGACATCGCCTGGTCCGAAGCCGGCGACGGCCCGCCGCTCCTTCTCCTCCACGGCTTCCCGCAGACCCGCGCGCTCTGGGCCCGTATCGCTCCCGAACTGGCGCAAACCCACCGCGTCATCTGCCCCGACCTGCGCGGCTACGGCGACAGCGGCAAACCCGCCGAAATCGCCGCCTACAGCTTCCGCGAAATGGCCCGCGACCAGATCGCCCTCATGCACCATCTCGGCCACTCCACCTTCGCCCTCGCCGGCCACGATCGCGGCGGCCGCGTGGCCCACCGCCTGACCCTCGACGCCCCCCACGCCGTCACCCGCCTCTGCGTCATGGATATCGTCCCCACCCACACCCTGCTCGAACCGCTCAAGCGCGAGGTCGCGCAGGCCTATTACCACTGGTTCTTCCTCGCCCAACCCGAGCCCTTCCCCGAAACCATGATCGGCCACGACCCCGACGCCTATTACCACTCCTGCCTGCTCGGCTGGGGCGGCGCGCAACTCTCGGATTTCGATGAAGACCAACTGACAGCATACCGCACCGCCTGGCGCGATCCCGACACCATCCGCGGCATGTGCAACGACTACCGCGCCGCGCTCTCGCATGATGTCCACGATGATGCAGAAGACCTCGACGCCCGCGTTACCTGCCCCACCCTCGTGCTCTTCGGCGCGCAAGGCGCGATGGCGAAAGCCTTCGATGTGCCCGCCACGTGGGAAGACAAATGCACCGACATGCAGGCCAGAGGCATCCCCGGCGGCCATTTCTTCCCCGACACCAACCCGGCCGACACCATCGCGGCCCTCAAGGCGTTCTTCGCCTGA
- a CDS encoding biliverdin-producing heme oxygenase: protein MTGNTDISTPSLREALRAHTDAEHQALHRHAAFDGLFRGTLDVVGYRALMIRLYGFHTPLDRAIMETLAGRPAPDSGYRYAPRAPLLAQDMQALGAPGGTPPLCPGARALVTPDTIGGVLYVLEGATMGGSQIDRAAHRLLGHDGPAGRRYWAWCRAEGKHRWPLTLRHLDHLQSTGAPLPPLLHGALGTFRLLADWLAPLDLPAPIPQARRA, encoded by the coding sequence TTGACCGGCAACACCGACATATCGACCCCGTCGCTGAGGGAGGCGCTGCGCGCGCATACCGACGCCGAGCACCAGGCGCTGCACCGGCATGCGGCCTTCGACGGGCTGTTCCGCGGCACGCTCGATGTCGTGGGCTACCGCGCGCTCATGATACGTCTTTACGGTTTCCATACCCCGCTCGACCGGGCGATCATGGAAACGCTGGCAGGCCGGCCCGCACCGGACAGCGGCTACCGCTACGCCCCCCGCGCGCCCCTTCTGGCGCAGGACATGCAGGCGCTCGGCGCCCCCGGCGGCACGCCCCCCCTCTGCCCCGGCGCCCGCGCCCTCGTCACGCCCGACACGATCGGCGGCGTGCTCTACGTCCTCGAGGGCGCCACCATGGGCGGCTCACAGATCGACCGCGCCGCCCATCGCCTTCTCGGCCACGACGGCCCCGCCGGCCGCCGCTACTGGGCCTGGTGCCGGGCCGAGGGCAAGCACCGCTGGCCCCTCACCCTGCGCCACCTCGACCACCTGCAATCGACCGGCGCGCCCCTGCCCCCGCTCCTGCACGGCGCCCTCGGCACCTTCCGCCTTCTGGCCGACTGGCTCGCGCCCCTCGACCTCCCCGCCCCGATACCTCAGGCCCGACGCGCATGA